The Mangifera indica cultivar Alphonso chromosome 19, CATAS_Mindica_2.1, whole genome shotgun sequence nucleotide sequence GCTTGGCTCGGTGTTTGGCTTGATTTGAGCTGAATTTGAGCTGGACATTCAGCTGGGCTCGAATCCCCCTCTGGCAACACTATTTATCTCGCTAGCTACATTGTTCATCCCCCCGACCATACTATTTATCCTGTTGGTGAAACTATCTATTTCACCGACGACCCTTTGATAACATTTTTGGCTAGCTCAAATGAGCTTGAAGTCAAGCTGGCCATTATGGATTCAAGCTGAGTTTGAGCCAACCTATATTCGGGCTTGGCTCACCTTAAATCCAAACCCAGGGCATGAGGAAAATGATATGTAGTAAATACAGAAACAATTATCCTGAGAATTTACcttgataaaatattgataCATCCCATTTGGTGTTTCATGTGTCCAATGCACACTGAAATTCAAAAGGAGAAAAATTGCAGGATAAGCCAACAATATAacatatttcaatatatagaatgCCAGAAAAACCTAGGTAGGAGAATTGAAACTCCATAAAATTGGAATGCTAAACTTAAGAGGAGTGCAAGGAATGCAAGAAGAAATTACCCATCAAGAGGATTGACAACACCAGGAAAGTACTCTCCAAACGATAATTTATTGATCTGGTGACTTATCTGTACAACATATAAGAAATTAAGCATATGGATTATCTAACAGATTATTCTGGGAAGAATGGAAAGGAATATGATATTGAACCGATGTTTATTTTACAATTACTAACCAAAAGAAAGAAGTCATCTTACATTAAAACTATCCCTTTGAAATGCCAATATGTCATGTACATGAACACCTGATTGATGAAAGCTTTTCCCAGGAGCAAAATGAAAATTCCCGGCCACCTTATTGACTTCCAAGAACCCATGTATATTACATCCTTCACCTTCTTCTTCCTTAATTCTTTGCAAAAAGCCTTCTCTTTTGCACTGGATGATAAGAAACGAAACAGTGTTATGAGTCTATTTTTCTAACCAAACTTCACAATTTACAGCAAGTATCAATTGATTCAAGTAAAATGGACAATCAAATATATAGGACATCTGCAAAAATCCCAAAAAGAATATGCTTTTTGTCACTTCAGAAAAATGGCAGTACAACAATTACAATTTCAAGTGATTCATCATCTTAGTTCAAGTTATCACAGACCTGGTCAATTAAATCTGGATTTGACAATGCCCAACCTTTCTTCCGATATGCTTCCCGAACCTCCTCACAGGAATTACAACATTCTTCATCTGactgcaaaaattaaaaaaaaaagagaaattattcatAAGGAATAGAAAGGAATTCTCTTGGATTCATCACACAAATGTTATCTTCAATCATATGAAGAGAAATTCAAGCAGCATTCACCAAGACCCCCTGAAAGCCATGCATTACAAAAATTGCTGCAAATCATGCGcaagtaattaaaaattcaatagtACATCCAGATAACTGAATTAAGCTCTTTTAAGTGGGCATGGACATTGCATCAAATCCACAAATAACAAATCTTTTGTGCAGTTATAGAGGAAGTATTGGATTGGCATCCACAATAATAGAGTAAATCTAAACCAAGTACTAGCTTGCACATAACATAGAGAAAATGCTTACTGTTTCAGCACCAAAACAGGAACCACAATATGTCTCATTGTGTTCAAGCCTGCCACCATGTCTCTGCAAAGGCCTGTCAATCTGTTTATGCAAAGAACAGtaatgagaataaaaaattgaggaAAGGGTAGATCTAACATTGACTTGACAACAGAATATCTTAAACATAACGGCTGTGTGTGCAgcacaaaaagaaagaaacatcaTAGTGAGTTGCTACACTGCTGAAGTAATTTGGATAATAGCATTTGTCAACTTGTGGAAATTTAGAGATGACCAACCCAGACTTGGGCAGTCTAAAGTCTCCCCACACATTCATAATTTAACATGATCAGgtaaatttattcttaaaaacaATGCAATGCAGAGATAATTTGGAAATCTTGGtctaaagaaaataatttcaagCAATGTCTTTTAACCTTAGGAGCACCAATCCCCTCCTGTCTAGCTTCAATAACATTGCCATGATTGTCTAATCGTTTCTTGAAAATGTCATGTTTCTGCAAGttgcatgaaaaataaaaattaaaaggtctCAAGCAAACTTCATAAACAGCATAAAACACGATGACTCCTAGCAATACGTACTACATCAAGGTGTTGCTCCCCACTGATGTCCATGGCGTCAAGACTGAGTATAGAACATGGAAGTGCAGGGAAAGTGACATCAAACTgcactttcaaaaataaaatatggaacaatatcaattattttcatCGAATGAATAGCAAAAGTTTATCACACTATACTAGAGAAATGACCAAACTACTATAATTCCACTAGGAgaaaatatcattgaaaagatacAATGGATCCAGAAATGACATGAATATAACTAATCTTgatatatacaaaacaaaatattaatagtaTAAAGAACCAGCGGTTTGCATAACAGAAAACTTCCATTTTATTGGCTGAGATAGTTGTAATAGAAACTTGAATAAACTTCATGCAAAGAGGTTAAAATAGGAACATGTAATCCAGAAAGACAGAATCTAGAAGACAGATGACATTACATTGATACGCAGAGTTTCTCCTCTTGAAGTATCTACAACAAGCTTAGTTTCAGTCGTGGCATGGAGATATAATCCTGCAACATGAGAGACAGAGAGAGCaaggtaaattaaaattaattttcagcAGACAAGGAAAAATCCAAACCAGTAATCAAAGCACACAGACTAATCCCAAATCAATGCATCTGTCATTTTGCACACAAAAGgatgtataattttttacagCTATTCCATCAATCTAGTAGGTGAAGTTTGAAACAAACCAGAAAACAGTCCTCTCAAGGTTATGAACTAGTACTACAATCAAGAAAGACAAGGAATAATGacatttctaaaaattttatgtctGGCTAAAGTTGATATCACAAACAAACCAACTTTAAGGCTATATAAAAGGTCTTCCTAAAAAAGTGCACCACACCTTGGGATCTCAGACAAGTAACAACAATATCAATGAATGTGGGATCGCTCCTTCCAGGTCATGCAAATTGGAACTGTGAAATTCAATGAGTCCAAATCTAGATTTGAAGCATCTAACCCACACCTATAAAAAGAAAGATGCTTCCCACCCATCCAATTTCCCTTTACAACCATTTTTATGGGATAAAATGGAGCTGCAAatcaaaatcttaaataaaaCTACAATAACCGTAAGAAACTATCTGTTAAGAGCTAATTGTCAATACATCCTTACAATCGTAGAAGTTAAAATAATCAAGCACTTTACACGTTTGCCAACAAATTATTAGAGCAACCTAGTTTGGTTTCTCACTTTTCCATCCTTACatgattttacaattttccTAGTTTTCCAGATAGAATAAGGTTAAAAACTTGTAACTATAGCTACTAGGATTTAGGAAACAGACTTTTGATATTGAATagacaaagaaattaagaatttgCACCACCGCAATTCAACAATCCCTAATATATTGCTAATTAATTTGTAACTATGAAGAATTCTAAAAAGCCTTAGCTCATAGTTGAAAGCATGAAATAAGACTTCAAATTAACGTTCGAGATATCTTCTTCCGGAAGATTAGTTCGCTAAAATGTCGATTTCCACTTGCATTCTACCAACAAAAAAGTCTTAAATTCtaagcaaatttaattattctcacAATTAAACGAAGacaaaacttatatataaacagaacaaacaaaatacagatccatatataaacataaaaaaatagagaTGCAACAAAGAAGAGAAATCGAAATGACGTACGGAGCTCGGAGAAGAAGAGCAAAAACATGATGACGGAGGAAGCGAGAGTGATAACACCACCGGAGAGCGTACGGCTATAGAAATCCTCATTGATTTTCGGGTAGGCGTCCAGATTGCGTAGCCTATTCATTATGCCGTCCATAAGCTGAGAAATTGTGGCGATTGATCTGATAATACAAATCTAATCCAATTTATAATCTAATCACCAATAGCGCTGCTTTGAGATTAAATAATTTCTAAGATATGAAACGAAATGCCCCGTTTATGAATCAGAAATTTTGATTGGTTTCAACGAGGCGTCTTAAGGTTGGAAGACCTATAACTACAGTCTACGGCGTCAATTTGTTTTCTGTGCGAAAGAGCAGACTCATGGCTTGTGCCGGAGAGTCGCGTATTTGGGATATTTATTAAGTATACAGATacgtatttttttattattgcgTATTTGTAATTACAGTCCTTGATTGTTAAGGCATTTACAGAATAATCTTGCTCTCCTGTTTTGACTGGATAAGTTATTAGTTATAAAATCTGAATGAATATGTTCAAAGTATCAAAATGAGAAAGTATCTTCGATTTATTAATGTCCCCCATAGGCTAAAAAGCCCATTCTCTATGTTAACCCGAGTTTGAAGCccaaaagagagaaatttttaTACCTGGCATTGGATCCAATCATCATTCATGTACATCATTTCTATTTCCTACTTTTTCTCCAACCTTTTCAATCACacgatgacatattatttatatatctattttttaaacttaaagtatgtatatataacattattctaatttgatttagagtgtgaataatttatattataactatCCACTAAAGCTATCTACATATACATAGTATCATATTGGGTGACTtttaagtaaaacaaaaaataaataatcacataatTCAATCATAGACCACCTCAggttatacacaaaaatttatactatttatttgtatatataaatttattttttagtattgattgatttattctCTTGCCACTTCGGTGGCTTGTAGAAATTCTTCAATGATCATGCATATTATAATAAAGGAAATTCCTCTTTAACTTTAagatttttggaattttaattgCATTAATGAGTTGTTATTggtatatatgttatatttttatacaaagtAACATTATGTGCGCATACAATGAGCACAatcttatttgtatatataataatatattattatttatgtacaaaattatgtttattatttatactcgtaatttttttggttatatattcGGAGTTGGTAATTGGGTTGCAATGAAACGTCCACCATTCATCAATTTTtaaggatggaataaggaaacTTCCAAGAATAAGAAAGTTGTCAAATGGgatgttgaaaatgaagaaataggcaaagcaaataataaagaatgaaGAAGCAAATGCTATTAGGAACCTATGCTTGTCATGGGGCCTTTGTTTTTCCTTCTCTATTTTATTACTTAGCTAGAAGAATACACCAATTAATAGATTCAAATAATTTCCTTCTAATTTAATATACAATCAAACGTATGAATCGATTCAATGACTGGTTTTTAAATTTCTAGATCCAAGTATATTAAGAAAAACCAACTAATTAAACAACCACTACTTAATCAAGATTTCTATATTTTGTCTCTATTGACAAAAAGATGAGATGACTTCATCGACGAAGAtgcattttttatctttatcaacATCGTTTGTCAAAGAGGGAGATAGTCGGATCTttgaaaaaagtgaaaattgtgacaaaaaagaaagaaaactctaagaatttggagagagagagagtcatttttcaaagttgagattaaagttaaaatatatttttcaaaatttagagaaaaaatagataaaattatatatattttaatataaataataaaataacgattttattttctattataatagaaaattataataaaatttaatttataaataagtatttaaatttttaaaactttacaaataaattttaaaaaataggcTAAACCTTCTTAAGTAATAATACAacttttgctctttttttttttttaattcaatcaagTCTTGGCTACTTTTATCATTACTATAGAAGTTACATACACTTTTATAACTCATTCGCGATACgttgaaataaaatttcccAGCTGGAACCGCAAAATTCTAAAGTTGCTTTAAGACAAGGTTCTTTCCTCCATGTTTCGCAATAATTAAGCACGTGAAATTTTGTTGAATCTTAATGTTGGAAACCAAATCACATTTCGACTTCCACTCATCTGTCTCAGTCACTATACATGGTGCCTAAAGATCTACTCTAATTATTAGCAAGCTTgccttcaaatcaaattattgtaATGAGTTTGTAGAATTCTTGCCCCACCCAAgatattttatatctaaaatgaataatattttaatagtaaacTGAACTATCGAATAAAAGATATTTCCTCTTGGTCTAAATCCTAGTGGACTGGACTTAGGGTGATTGTCAATTTGGTCTTGTCcaatattctaataatatattttgattcaatacatcccttttaattttgacaaGGACCTAATTTGGAGATTAATCCAGATTTTCGCTCAGTTGGCCGGAAAAGGGGAAGAAAAGTCcgattttaattactttatcaaatatatttaattatacattatcCATAAGttcaatttattgtttaaaaaaaaaaaacatattagaagaaaaagagaaaagcaCGTAAGTAGGACGAATGAGACAAACTCCACCTTCCATCACGAGAAAAGTTGCAAGTCTCCAATCcaacttgttaaaaaaaaacaaagttatcTTTATTGAgttcttcatatatatatatatatatatatataattataattatatgattttaaattaataataaaataacatttaattatatgataatttatcatttgtatattcaaattatgtgaaaaaaatatatacatattagcacttttatatatagttcaataaaattatgtctatatatattttatatataatttcagtatataaataatatattattatataatttgataattttaaattaaaaataaaataatacgtaattatataatgacacgtACTCTGTcgattgaaattatatataaaaaaatatataaacacaatATTGCTTTAAATGATTCTCTTTTACCGAAATGGCGTGCTAGATATTACTGAATGTGATCAGTACAACTTTGGACAATAACATTTGGTGCCGAGGGCACTAGCAAAAATATATGATAGAAATTAAAAGAGGGCAAGGGCAACTTTAGGATCttgtaaataataaatgtaATGGATTCattgttgtttattattattattattttattcctaAGTCACAAAGATAATGTTAAAGAATTGGTAATAATTATGTCCTAAGGATGTTTCCAACTTCATCTAAGTACATCAACCTTgatcttttcaaattataataatatcgaAAGACCATGCGCAGTTAGATGAACTAGATCAGGTATGTATGattattaaaactgaaattggctatataaaaaatttaccgCATTGCCAGGTAAAGGTTACCAATATTTTAGACTAGTGTTGGTTTGAGTGAATGAGTTATTAAATCTCCAAGTAATGGGACTGGGTTGAAGACCCATAGATtactacaaaaaaataaaataaaatattagttttagtaagataaataataataaagggaTTATATCtcattattatcaatatttttttttataatttagtaattaattatttatatttttgttaaaactaaagaaatctatgattttaatgatgaaaaaatagttaaaagtttattttttgtcgttaaaaaactttaataacaagaaaaattctGTCATTAACCGTTGTTATAGCTTTCGTTGTTAAAAGTATTAACAATGTgaatagaaaaaatttctccctcgttaaaactatttttttttaaatagatgtcatgtcaaatcaaacttaaattatctGATGCATTGATTTATGGATGCATCTTTTCTGTCCTCCTAAACGGGTAAAGTTCCCTAATCACTTAAAAAAGATACCCATGCTCtacttttttaactttgaatccatcatcctttaattttaaataaaagagtgAACCAAAGCAGTTGTAGAGATGCATGGTGTCAAGAAAGTGTTGCCACCTTgaatagattataaaatgagatGCTCCGAGAGCATACAATAACAACATTTCACTTTTCATATCCGCCATTGTAAGTTTAATAAACATTTAAGTGCATAAAAATCTAGAAAAGAATAAAGAAGATAGGGGTGAGGCTGCTGGTGGGGCTAGAGAGATTAGGGTTTCAGTGGAGAAGTGAGGTGGTGGGCAATCGCAATGGAAATGGTACGAATGAACAAGCCAGTGGGGTAACCACCAGAGACAAAATTTGCGGGTCCTCATGAATCATTTCCATCGCTAAATGGCTCGTCATATCAAGAAAAGGCAAGATTGAGGGGCCATCTTGTAATTCTTCAGCGTCtggttttttgtatttttattggaAGATGGCCCCATGCATGCCTTCTTAAAACCAAAACCAGAACCAAAACCTGCCCATCGGATCTTCCCCTTCTCCCGGCAGTTTTTTCAGTGATAATGCAACGTAGAAATTGGCCGGTACTGAATGAACTCATGcacttttttttccctttgtaGTTGTGCAGCACCTAAATGACTAAATCCCAGCATGAGAATGATGAATGAATGCCCATAAAATTAAGGAGTTCGTCCATTAAATTACTCTTTGGCAACTTGCCATACTGTCTGATGTGATCGATGTGTAATATTACACATCCACTTTCTAAATGTCATATCAAATTTGCTACATGTGGCGCTGTCTATGATAAAAAGCTTTAGGATTGACTTGGACGTCTGCCGACTAAATCTAACTTTCATTAATTTGCTTAATTATAGCAGTAATCACTCCAGTTTCTTCTACTACGAGATATGTTGGGATTCTTGGTAATAAAtcagaaaatatttaatttcacagtaaatataaattaaagtaaatcccgtttataatattaattaattagcacATTCAATTTGGTGCCCTTTTTGACTAATGTAGATTCGTTTtcacattttgaaaattataactgaggtaaatatttttatactattcTCTTGTGTTGATTTCTCAAAATAGGATTTGAATGAGTCATAGTAGGATCATTATATGCACAAAAAAGAGTAAAGGCCAAATGTGATTATGTCCCTCATTTCTTTCTCACCCTCTTCAACATTaccattttctctctctttctccttcATCGCCTATTTCAACTACTCAATAGGTATTCTAGAGCTAGTCTTTTTTTATGTATAGACTTTTTATGCATGATggtttattaataatgaatgatttgtttatcttatttatgtatatattagaGATAAATGTGGCTAGAATAATAGACTTTTGACAAGGAGATTAAATGAATCTTGATAGTGAGGATAACATATCAAGTGATCATCCTGCAAATGCTTATAATCATAGTATTATCATAACTAATGACactgatcatataaatagattatCATAGGTTATGATTTTACAAAAAGTAATGACAAAGTTCACATGGGAATATTGTTTGTTAAtagtttgataaaatatatgagtGCTTATAATGTATAAGTTCACCGAATTGAGTTAAAAGTAAGTTTAGAGACTCATTTTCACGCCACAATCAACACAAACCAAAAGGAAGCCCACGACAACACAAAGAAAACCCACGAGTTTTTGTATACACTCCTCACTCAAGCACCTTTACCAATTTCATCTAAGCTATATAGCTATTGGATCATAGTTCCTTTGTCTTCTTAGCATGTAAACTGTTGTTCTATCTTTGTGCGTATAAGTAGTGACTCTTCTACACTTGAAAAGTAAGAATGTATATGACTCAGTTTGatactgtttaaaaatttttttaaatcaaactaaaaaaaaaaaacaatttagaaaatttttaaatcaaactaaattatttttcactaaACCAtgatataaacatgtaaaatatattaaaattaattgaatacatatatttttcatttatgaatatatattatttaatcaaactaatttaattataatttcctaaaactatatacacacacacacacaccccacTTCTTCATCCCCCAATTCTTTCCCACTTTGATTCCCTAAAGGAAATGTGGAGCTTTTGTGTATTATCTTTGTGTTTGATTGCCAAGAAAAGttgggaaagaaaaataaaacctttcagttcaatttttttttttttgttttcctatcaacataaataaagaaaaaacaataataacaacaacgtcaataataatataataaagatgaAACAAACACCACCATCATAAGCATAAAAGCGTTCATTGAAGATCATCATCGTCGAAATCAATATTATCCAAAGGAGGATAGTAGCATCGATTTCCCACAAGAAGACAACACAAGTTCTTCCATCATCAATCACCGAGGAAGATGAATAACAGTTATTATCACTGACACTATTAGATTTATCAATCTCGATTGTTGTAATGGTTATGAACCACTAAATGATGTGACAATGTTGCTCATATTATTTGTCACCGGTCTCtacaaatttacaatttattGATATTGAAAATCTTGGAATTCATTTAAAGTATCATATAATCTCTAATCCAAAAGCATATCATTACTAAGGTTAAATGAAGACATGTTTGTTAAAGTAATCAAAAAGTTTGTAGAGTATGCACCACTATGTCATAGGAGTGTCTTTAACATTTTTAGAACGACGACAACAACAATGAAGATCAcctataaaaagaaattaaaaaaactgatgaaacattaaaatttttaagaaaaagttCTAAATTCGATTCTCTATCACGTTTATGAAACTTTCTAATTATTTACCAAAAACAATTTTGGGTTGTTATATTTTGAGAAACGTGATTTATGCATCTTAAGGGAGTGAAAAAAACGTGGGTGGGAAAAGTTAATCCTTCATCATTCATGCCACTTGATGCAAAGTGAGAGCTACTTTGGCAAAATATTCATGTGTTCAATGTTGAGCTGTTGTGGTTTTCCAACAAATGTACCACAGATGAATTATTGAATGCTGACGTGGTGCCACATAAGATGCTTATGTCACTGCATATGCCATAACAAAGATTAACAAACTAATGCTTGTAATAATCTGACAATAATGCAAGGATTTGTTATAATATGGCAATTATGCatgtgttaattatatttttatatacgtaaaaattgattttctttgaaGGTATCAACGTTTTTCGTGGAAGAAAATATCTTATATTGTTGCATGGGGAATCTTGGAATCGAGCCCAATCAAAATTAGAATCTCCAAGTATTTTAATCAAGTCTTTAATTAGCATTATGAAGtatcaatattgttttatatacgTTCATACATGcaaactttataaaataaataactaatgaaaatatttaattgccTCCCAAAGTAGCTTGGAAGATTCGTGCGAAACAGAGGTTCCTTAACTGGAAGGTTATTCTAAAAAGTAGGGCGTCCGTGTGTTTTCCAGCatgaataaaagattttgatgccattaaaatcaaactttccTTTTGACAATGTTCGACCGCCCCAACTTTGGAATTCAATCCTTACATATCATATGGATCCAGTTTTTGCgtgaagaataaaattatgtgtataaaacctttaaaagatggtttgaatgacaaaagaagaaatttcatatataaaataatatgaattcaagtcttttttgatgatatatcaagattaaatttttgacttacCTGATTCAGTACTTATAGGGTTGGTCactaaatctaaaatttatcttattcgTTGTGATTGATTTAATTCCAAAGAAGTGATCCAACTCAGGGgggttatttattaaaaaaaaaaactatgcaTGTAAACAAACTATATAAATTTGCATGTAcactcaatcaaatattattttctcagtTTGTtcagataaatttatataatttgtttatatatatagtattattatcACTTAAACGCATCTCACGAGCCATTTCCAAGCCCTCTAAGAAATTATATCCTCCATTTTACTAATTTGCATCCTTGTACTTTGAAGATTCACGTAGAATTGTTTGTacagtaattaaaaaaaaaaaggggtaaaattgggatctcattttctttttcctgacTGACCGTGAGAATACTAACGAGACTTCACAGCAATGATTTGGAAACTTCCaccatttttaatttctttgctgTCCCTTTCATATTCaacattattcatttataaaaataaaatcatgaaagtCGAAAGGAAAGACGAACGAAAGTAAGCTGTAAAATGTCTCTTTTAAGACAGGAAAAGGTCTCTGTCCC carries:
- the LOC123203567 gene encoding endoplasmic reticulum-Golgi intermediate compartment protein 3-like; this translates as MDGIMNRLRNLDAYPKINEDFYSRTLSGGVITLASSVIMFLLFFSELRLYLHATTETKLVVDTSRGETLRINFDVTFPALPCSILSLDAMDISGEQHLDVKHDIFKKRLDNHGNVIEARQEGIGAPKIDRPLQRHGGRLEHNETYCGSCFGAETSDEECCNSCEEVREAYRKKGWALSNPDLIDQCKREGFLQRIKEEEGEGCNIHGFLEVNKVAGNFHFAPGKSFHQSGVHVHDILAFQRDSFNISHQINKLSFGEYFPGVVNPLDGVHWTHETPNGMYQYFIKVVPTVYTDLHGNTIQSNQFSVTEHFRSAEIGRLQTLPGVFFFYDLSPIKVTFTEEHVSFLHFLTSVCAIVGGVFTVSGIIDSFIYHGQKAIKKKMEIGKFS